In the Gossypium raimondii isolate GPD5lz chromosome 9, ASM2569854v1, whole genome shotgun sequence genome, one interval contains:
- the LOC105799691 gene encoding histidine-containing phosphotransfer protein 1 — protein MDLAALKTQLKNFVQSMFEEGVLDNQFSQIQALQDSTNPNFVEEVITLFCNDAERIVNEINRNLGYQNVDFSNLDSYVHQLKGSSSSIGANRLKLACANLRQASDERNKEGCLQALQLITCEYCLLRRKFQALLHLERSIVELETNQK, from the exons ATGGATTTAGCCGCACTCAAAACACAGCTCAAGAATTTTGTTCAATCCATGTTTGAAGAG GGAGTGCTTGACAACCAGTTCAGTCAAATTCAAGCTTTGCAGGATTCAACTAATCCCAACTTCGTGGAGGAAGTCATCACTTTGTTTTGCAATGATGCAGAGAGGATCGTAAATGAAATCAACAGAAATTT GGGTTATCAGAATGTTGATTTTAGCAACCTGGATTCTTATGTTCATCAACTTAAAGGAAGTAGCTCTAG CATTGGTGCCAATCGCTTGAAACTTGCTTGTGCTAACCTCCGTCAAGCTTCCGATGAGCGGAATAAGGAAGG GTGTTTGCAAGCTTTACAATTAATCACATGCGAATACTGTCTTTTACGCAGAAAATTTCAGGCCCTGTTGCAT TTAGAGAGGAGTATTGTTGAGCTTGAGACCaaccaaaaatga
- the LOC105799693 gene encoding 60S acidic ribosomal protein P2A, which translates to MKVVAAYLLAVLGGNASPSADDLKNILASVGADAEEERLQLLLSEVKGKDITELIASGREKLASVPSGGGVAVAASAPGAAAAAAPAAAETKKEEKVEEKEESDDDMGFSLFD; encoded by the exons atgaaggtTGTTGCTGCTTATTTGTTGGCTGTACTTGGAGGCAATGCCTCTCCTTCAGCTGATGATCTTAAGAACATTCTTGCCAGCG TTGGAGCTGACGCTGAAGAGGAAAGGCTCCAGCTTCTTTTATCTGAAGTGAAGGGAAAAGATATAACCGAGCTTATTGCATCTGGGAGGGAAAAGCTTGCCTCTGTTCCCAGCGGTGGTGGTGTTGCTGTGGCGGCATCTGCACCCGGagccgccgccgccgccgctCCTGCTGCAGCTGAGACTAAGAAGGAAGAGAAAGTTGAGGAGAAAGAGGAATCCGATGAT GATATGGGATTCAGTCTCTTCGACTAA